The window CAAGCCGGAGACAATCGCCAGACGCTTCATAGACGGATTCCTTTCGAATGAGGGGAACAAGTGGTTTGGTTGTGCAGGAGCGTGGATGCAAGGCGGCACGTCATGAAGCAAGCCCATGGCGGCCTGCCCCGACGCTTGGCGCGGCCATGCTGCGATCCCATCGGGATCGATATTATTTGAGAATGATTATCAATTATATTGTGGATTATAGGTATCGACAAGCATTCACGGACCTCAAGGGCCACTGTTCCGGGCGGGTGCAAACAGGGTATGATCGCTACCCGTTTGAACGCGCCCGCCGCGCTGGGCGCATTTCCGCCCAGCGGCCCGGCCCGCGCCCCACTGCACTACCAGGAGAGATTGTCCCCCATGCTTCGCCGCAACCCATCCGGCCACCGGCCCCAAGTCCACGAATCCGCCTATGTCGACCACACCGCCATCCTGTGCGGCAAGGTGATCGTCCACGAGAACGTCTTCATCGGTCCCTATGCGGTGATCCGCGCCGACGAAGTCGATGAGCATGGCGAGATGGAACCCATCATCATCGGCGCCCATTCCAACATCCAGGATGGCGTGGTGATCCACTCCAAGTCAGGCGCCGCCGTGACCATCGGCGAGCGCACCTCCATCGCCCACCGCGCCATCGTGCACGGCCCCTGCACCGTGGGCGACGATGCCTTCATCGGTTTCAACAGCGTGCTGTTCAATTGCAGCATCGGCGCCGGCTGCGTGGTGCGCCACAATGCCGTGGTGGATGGTTGCGACCTGCCGCCGGGGTTCTATGTCC is drawn from Herbaspirillum seropedicae and contains these coding sequences:
- a CDS encoding carbonate dehydratase — protein: MLRRNPSGHRPQVHESAYVDHTAILCGKVIVHENVFIGPYAVIRADEVDEHGEMEPIIIGAHSNIQDGVVIHSKSGAAVTIGERTSIAHRAIVHGPCTVGDDAFIGFNSVLFNCSIGAGCVVRHNAVVDGCDLPPGFYVPSTERIGAKTDLSTIPRVTVAASEFSEDVARTNNELVLGYKKLQNEF